A single Sphingomonas sp. IW22 DNA region contains:
- the trxB gene encoding thioredoxin-disulfide reductase produces MTTHTTRMLILGSGPAGLSAAIYGARAGMEPIVVQGIQPGGQLMTTTDVENYPGFREVVQGPWLMGEMQAQAEHVGTRMMYDTIVEVDVTQRPFRLIGDGGDVYEGEVLVIATGAQAKWLGLDSEELLKGKGVSACATCDGFFYRGKKVAVIGGGNTAVEEALYLTNHSHDVTLIHRRDTLRAEKILQARLFANERISMLWNKEVVRFIDGGGTAGLVGIELRDTVTGELSTLDVDGGFVAIGHHPATELFRGHVALDEDGYIAVETGSTRTSVPGVFACGDVMDKVYRQAVTAAGTGCMAALDAERFLAEAEFAQEEAQAAA; encoded by the coding sequence ATGACCACCCACACGACCCGCATGTTGATCCTGGGGTCCGGCCCCGCCGGCCTGTCCGCCGCCATTTACGGCGCGCGCGCGGGGATGGAGCCGATCGTCGTTCAGGGCATCCAGCCGGGCGGCCAGCTGATGACCACGACGGACGTCGAAAACTATCCCGGCTTTCGAGAGGTCGTGCAGGGCCCGTGGCTGATGGGTGAGATGCAGGCGCAGGCCGAACATGTCGGCACGCGCATGATGTACGACACCATCGTCGAGGTCGACGTGACCCAGCGCCCCTTCCGACTGATCGGCGATGGCGGCGACGTGTATGAGGGCGAAGTGCTGGTGATCGCCACCGGCGCACAGGCCAAGTGGCTGGGGCTGGACAGCGAGGAATTGCTGAAGGGCAAGGGGGTCAGCGCCTGCGCCACCTGCGACGGCTTTTTCTATCGCGGAAAGAAGGTGGCGGTGATCGGCGGCGGCAATACCGCGGTCGAAGAGGCACTGTACCTGACCAACCACAGCCATGACGTGACGCTGATCCACCGCCGCGACACGCTGCGCGCGGAAAAGATCCTTCAGGCGCGGCTGTTCGCGAACGAGCGCATTTCGATGCTGTGGAACAAGGAAGTCGTGCGCTTCATCGACGGCGGCGGCACGGCGGGTCTGGTCGGCATCGAGCTGCGCGACACGGTGACGGGCGAGCTTTCGACGCTGGACGTCGATGGCGGCTTCGTCGCGATCGGCCACCATCCGGCGACCGAGCTGTTCCGCGGTCATGTGGCGCTGGACGAGGATGGTTATATCGCGGTCGAGACGGGTTCGACGCGCACATCGGTCCCCGGCGTGTTCGCGTGCGGCGATGTGATGGACAAGGTTTATCGTCAGGCCGTGACGGCCGCGGGCACGGGCTGCATGGCCGCGCTGGACGCCGAGCGTTTCCTGGCCGAAGCCGAGTTCGCGCAGGAAGAGGCTCAGGCTGCCGCCTGA
- a CDS encoding cellulase family glycosylhydrolase: MIHYLDAMLPDKDPDGIIELGKANRTKFGVDRLYLLGIVPDGLPETGKIAYATDPEERIPEPPVVEEPASEPVPITRRCMIGCNIGAGGMSSYRLDYGTAYFYPTAAELQLAWDNGIRLIRVPYRARRLMSDETTPGVFVVDPAVEKHLHPMMDAALDMGFTIIVEEHGYGASREARQKSPTTGNMFTPKLTVEKAAGLYESFMAGFGRYLNHPRLIPSFVNEPHSLGSDWWPIGREFVRLHRAAGWTTPLTMSISGYQAFQDLDDKIDDAKALADSDPLGRTIIDVHQYFDDDTSGRYPSQVMKLGDTYSDADVAEWIAKRLQPSVDAAREAGLTLALTEFAFPNNAKGRFAMPLFFKWLDDNADVIRYATWFIMSTFMPYDANGGGWYGLTQTTKTGASPLLKQIAALRK; the protein is encoded by the coding sequence ATGATCCACTACCTCGACGCAATGCTGCCCGACAAAGACCCGGACGGCATCATTGAACTGGGCAAGGCGAATCGGACGAAGTTCGGTGTCGATCGGCTCTACCTGCTGGGCATCGTGCCTGACGGGCTGCCGGAAACCGGCAAGATCGCCTATGCCACCGACCCGGAAGAGCGCATCCCCGAGCCGCCGGTTGTCGAAGAACCGGCGAGCGAACCGGTGCCGATCACGCGGCGCTGCATGATTGGCTGCAACATCGGCGCCGGCGGCATGTCGTCGTATCGGCTCGATTATGGGACCGCGTATTTCTATCCCACGGCCGCCGAGCTTCAGCTGGCATGGGATAACGGTATTCGGTTGATCCGGGTGCCATATCGCGCTCGGCGCCTGATGTCGGACGAGACCACGCCGGGGGTCTTTGTCGTCGACCCGGCGGTCGAAAAGCATCTTCATCCGATGATGGATGCGGCGCTGGACATGGGTTTCACGATCATCGTCGAGGAACACGGCTATGGCGCGAGCCGGGAGGCGCGGCAGAAGTCGCCTACCACCGGTAACATGTTCACGCCCAAGCTGACGGTCGAGAAGGCGGCCGGCCTCTACGAATCGTTCATGGCGGGCTTTGGCCGCTATCTGAACCATCCGCGCCTCATCCCGTCATTCGTAAACGAGCCTCATTCGCTCGGCAGTGACTGGTGGCCGATCGGCCGGGAGTTCGTCCGCCTGCACCGTGCGGCGGGCTGGACGACGCCGCTGACGATGTCGATCAGCGGCTATCAGGCGTTTCAGGATCTTGATGACAAGATCGATGATGCAAAGGCGCTGGCCGATAGCGATCCGCTGGGCCGGACCATCATCGACGTGCACCAGTATTTCGATGATGACACGTCGGGTCGCTATCCTTCGCAGGTGATGAAGCTCGGCGACACCTATTCGGACGCGGATGTTGCGGAATGGATCGCCAAGCGGCTTCAGCCCAGCGTCGATGCTGCCCGAGAAGCCGGCCTTACCCTGGCGCTGACCGAGTTTGCGTTCCCGAACAACGCCAAGGGCCGCTTCGCCATGCCGCTGTTCTTCAAATGGCTGGACGATAACGCCGACGTGATCCGGTATGCGACCTGGTTTATCATGTCGACGTTCATGCCCTACGATGCGAACGGTGGGGGCTGGTATGGCCTGACCCAGACGACGAAGACCGGCGCGTCGCCGCTGCTGAAGCAGATCGCCGCGCTCCGAAAATAA
- a CDS encoding universal stress protein — translation MRTYLVVIDESPEAEIAMRFAARRAVKTGGSIEILALVPSTEFVQWGGVMATMEEEARLRAEALVAGAAGTLLSESGIKPSITVHQGEGPKIVREMIAANPDIAALVLGAAASGPPGPLVSHFAGPDAGTLPVPVMIIPGSLDREGIDRLS, via the coding sequence ATGCGTACGTATCTGGTGGTGATTGACGAAAGTCCGGAAGCGGAAATCGCGATGCGATTTGCCGCGCGGCGCGCGGTGAAGACGGGCGGATCGATCGAAATCCTGGCGCTCGTGCCCTCGACCGAGTTCGTTCAGTGGGGCGGCGTGATGGCGACCATGGAGGAAGAAGCGCGCCTGCGGGCGGAGGCGCTGGTCGCGGGCGCGGCGGGCACGCTGCTGTCCGAATCGGGGATCAAGCCGTCAATCACCGTGCATCAGGGCGAAGGCCCGAAAATCGTGCGGGAGATGATTGCCGCCAATCCCGACATCGCCGCATTGGTGCTGGGCGCCGCAGCCAGCGGCCCGCCGGGTCCGCTGGTCAGCCATTTCGCCGGGCCGGACGCGGGCACGCTGCCCGTGCCGGTGATGATCATCCCGGGCAGCCTGGACCGGGAGGGGATCGACCGGCTGAGCTGA
- a CDS encoding lysozyme, whose amino-acid sequence MPGYGVMPAAPRRSIGSALVAIVGAVVAAGLFVSVPADESGRVVEARPRADRAIEVRHVAGRQYLAAYRDIVGIWTICDGLTRDVRAGMVETPDGCLIRLERELVEHATRIRACTPQLFATGREQQLHAAISLSYNIGWPSFCASTAAHRFRAGQWAAGCDAFAMWKKAGRPLRVVPGLVNRRRREIRICKAGLP is encoded by the coding sequence ATGCCCGGCTATGGTGTGATGCCGGCGGCGCCTCGCCGCAGCATTGGCAGCGCGCTCGTGGCGATCGTTGGCGCCGTCGTGGCAGCCGGTCTGTTCGTCAGCGTGCCGGCCGACGAAAGCGGTCGCGTTGTCGAAGCACGTCCACGCGCTGACCGGGCGATTGAGGTGCGCCACGTAGCCGGCCGCCAGTATCTGGCCGCCTATCGCGATATTGTCGGCATCTGGACGATCTGCGACGGCCTGACCCGCGACGTTCGCGCCGGGATGGTTGAGACGCCGGACGGCTGTCTGATCCGCCTTGAGCGCGAGCTGGTCGAGCATGCGACGCGGATCCGCGCATGTACGCCGCAGCTCTTCGCCACGGGGCGCGAGCAGCAGCTGCACGCTGCGATCAGCCTTTCCTATAATATCGGGTGGCCGTCGTTCTGCGCGTCGACTGCCGCACATCGCTTTCGCGCCGGTCAGTGGGCTGCGGGGTGCGATGCCTTTGCCATGTGGAAGAAGGCAGGCCGACCGTTGCGGGTTGTTCCTGGACTGGTCAACCGGCGCCGGCGCGAGATCCGCATCTGTAAGGCCGGGCTGCCATGA
- a CDS encoding isocitrate lyase — protein sequence MTYSQTIADAARTIDGAGQSWAAINAESVARMRVQNRFPTGLDIARHTARIMRADMAAYDADPAAYTQSLGCWHGFIGQQKLIAIKKHFGTTKGRYLYLSGWMIAALRSDFGPLPDQSMHEKTSVPALIEELYTFLRQADARELGGLFRELDKARAAGNAIEEQRILNAIDNHETHVVPIIADIDAGFGNAEATYLLARKMIEAGACALQIENQVSDEKQCGHQDGKVTVPHEDFLQKIRAIRYAFLELGVEDGIIVARTDSLGAGLTKQIAYSREPGDLGDQYNRFLDCEPVDAASLNGDVVINRDGQLMRPKRLPSNLYQFRPGTGEDRCVLDCITSLQNGADLLWIETEKPHIDQIAGMVDRIRAVIPNAKLVYNNSPSFNWTLNFRQQVFDAWAAEGRDLSAYDRAKLMSVDYDGTELAEEADGRIRTFQRDASARAGIFHHLITLPTYHTAALSTDNLAREYFGEAGMLGYVKNVQRAEIRQGIACVRHQNMAGSDIGDDHKEYFAGEAALKAGGAHNTMNQFAA from the coding sequence ATGACCTATAGCCAGACGATTGCCGACGCCGCCCGCACCATCGACGGGGCGGGCCAGAGCTGGGCCGCGATCAATGCCGAATCGGTGGCGCGGATGCGGGTCCAGAACCGCTTTCCCACCGGCCTCGACATTGCGCGTCATACCGCACGGATCATGCGCGCCGACATGGCCGCCTACGACGCCGATCCTGCGGCCTATACCCAGTCGCTCGGCTGCTGGCACGGCTTCATCGGCCAGCAAAAGCTGATCGCCATCAAGAAGCATTTCGGCACGACCAAGGGCCGTTACCTCTACCTCTCCGGCTGGATGATCGCCGCGCTCCGCAGCGATTTCGGCCCCCTGCCTGACCAATCGATGCACGAAAAGACCAGCGTGCCCGCGCTGATCGAGGAGCTGTACACCTTTCTGCGCCAGGCCGATGCCCGCGAACTGGGCGGCCTGTTCCGCGAGCTGGACAAGGCGCGCGCGGCCGGCAACGCGATCGAGGAACAGCGCATCCTGAACGCGATCGACAATCACGAAACCCATGTCGTGCCGATCATTGCGGATATCGACGCGGGCTTCGGCAATGCAGAGGCGACCTATCTGCTGGCGCGAAAGATGATCGAGGCAGGCGCCTGTGCGCTGCAGATCGAAAACCAGGTGTCGGACGAAAAGCAGTGCGGGCATCAGGACGGCAAGGTCACCGTCCCGCATGAGGATTTCCTCCAGAAAATCCGCGCCATTCGCTACGCGTTCCTCGAACTGGGCGTGGAGGACGGCATTATCGTCGCCCGCACCGATTCGCTGGGTGCAGGGCTGACCAAGCAGATCGCCTATTCACGCGAACCCGGCGATCTGGGCGACCAGTATAACCGCTTCCTCGATTGCGAGCCGGTCGATGCCGCCAGCCTGAATGGCGATGTCGTCATCAACCGCGACGGGCAATTGATGCGGCCCAAAAGGCTGCCGTCGAACCTGTATCAGTTCCGGCCCGGCACCGGAGAGGATCGTTGTGTGCTGGATTGCATCACCAGCCTTCAGAACGGCGCCGATCTGCTGTGGATCGAGACCGAAAAGCCGCACATCGACCAGATTGCCGGCATGGTCGACCGCATCCGTGCGGTGATCCCCAATGCCAAGCTGGTCTACAACAATTCCCCCAGCTTCAACTGGACACTCAATTTCCGGCAACAGGTGTTCGACGCCTGGGCTGCGGAGGGTCGCGATCTGTCGGCCTATGACCGCGCAAAGCTGATGAGCGTGGATTACGACGGCACCGAACTGGCCGAGGAAGCCGATGGTCGCATCCGCACCTTTCAGCGCGATGCGTCGGCACGGGCGGGGATTTTCCACCATCTGATCACCCTGCCCACCTATCACACGGCGGCCCTGTCGACGGACAATCTGGCACGCGAATATTTCGGGGAGGCGGGGATGCTTGGCTACGTCAAGAACGTCCAGCGCGCGGAAATCCGTCAGGGCATCGCCTGTGTCCGGCATCAGAATATGGCCGGCTCCGACATCGGCGACGATCACAAGGAATATTTCGCGGGCGAAGCCGCCCTGAAGGCGGGCGGCGCACATAACACGATGAATCAGTTCGCCGCCTGA
- a CDS encoding acyl-CoA thioesterase, with protein MNAMTPETPPAGHPALRVTTMPADANPYGDIFGGWLMSQMDMAAGLVAARHSRGRAVTIAVDAMEFLAPVAVGDEVSVYANLVRTGRTSMTIEVEAWRRGRHVEQSCRVTKARFVFVAIDEARRPRPIAGVD; from the coding sequence ATGAACGCCATGACGCCGGAGACACCGCCGGCGGGCCACCCCGCCCTGCGCGTGACGACGATGCCCGCCGACGCCAATCCCTATGGCGATATTTTCGGTGGCTGGCTGATGAGCCAGATGGACATGGCGGCGGGGCTGGTCGCCGCGCGCCATTCCAGGGGGCGGGCGGTGACCATCGCCGTCGATGCGATGGAGTTTCTCGCTCCCGTCGCGGTCGGTGACGAAGTCTCTGTCTATGCCAATCTGGTCCGCACGGGCCGCACTTCGATGACCATCGAGGTGGAAGCATGGCGGCGTGGCCGTCATGTCGAACAAAGCTGTCGCGTCACCAAGGCGCGTTTCGTGTTCGTCGCGATCGACGAGGCGCGCCGTCCGCGCCCGATCGCCGGCGTCGATTGA
- a CDS encoding M28 family metallopeptidase, producing MRFTLPLIALVAAPALQAQEAPSPQRLRADVATMAAFGTRHSASTTTDPKRGIGAARNWVEAEFKRIGKSCGGCLTTERLARNFTGPRAPNGVEIVDVLGVQPGTEPGRVVILMGHLDSRNSDVMDASGDAPGANDDASGVALVIETARILSKSKHKATIIYAALSGEEQGLWGATLLAETAKARGWTVDAALNNDMVGNTVGQNGQRVADRVRVFSEGIRISESIEEQIRRRGNGGEDDGPSRALAKAIRGTAEAMPGALEVFAVRRPDRFGRGGDHEAFLRLGYPAVRFTVAAENYDQQHQNLRTEDGRVYGDTIDKMDFDYAAKVTAINVAVARRLADAPSAPAEVSVDGAVSADSTVRWSPVTGASGYRVHWRRNDKQDWTDHRDLPAGATELLLKDVVVDDYFFGVSALSENGAESVVSFAGRAAPRR from the coding sequence ATGCGCTTTACCCTCCCCCTCATCGCCCTTGTCGCCGCTCCTGCCCTTCAGGCTCAGGAAGCACCTTCTCCCCAGCGGCTGCGCGCCGATGTCGCCACGATGGCCGCGTTTGGCACGCGCCATTCGGCATCGACCACCACCGATCCAAAGCGCGGCATCGGCGCCGCGCGCAACTGGGTCGAGGCCGAGTTCAAGCGAATCGGCAAATCATGCGGCGGCTGCCTGACGACGGAGCGGCTGGCCCGCAACTTCACCGGCCCCCGCGCCCCGAACGGGGTCGAGATCGTCGACGTGCTGGGCGTGCAACCCGGCACCGAACCGGGCCGCGTCGTCATCCTGATGGGCCATCTGGACAGCCGCAATTCGGACGTGATGGACGCATCGGGCGACGCGCCCGGCGCCAATGACGACGCATCGGGCGTCGCGCTGGTCATCGAAACCGCGCGCATCCTGTCCAAGAGCAAGCACAAGGCCACGATCATCTATGCCGCGCTGTCGGGCGAGGAACAGGGTCTGTGGGGCGCGACGCTGCTGGCCGAAACCGCCAAGGCGCGCGGCTGGACCGTCGATGCGGCGCTGAACAACGACATGGTCGGCAATACCGTGGGCCAGAACGGCCAGCGCGTCGCGGACCGGGTGCGCGTTTTCTCCGAAGGCATCCGGATTTCCGAATCGATCGAGGAACAGATCCGCCGCCGCGGCAATGGCGGGGAGGATGACGGCCCCAGCCGCGCGCTGGCCAAGGCGATTCGCGGCACGGCCGAGGCGATGCCGGGCGCACTGGAAGTGTTCGCCGTCCGCCGCCCCGATCGGTTCGGGCGTGGCGGCGACCATGAAGCGTTCCTGCGGCTGGGCTATCCCGCCGTCCGCTTCACCGTGGCGGCGGAGAATTACGATCAGCAACACCAGAATCTGCGGACCGAAGATGGCCGCGTTTACGGCGACACGATCGACAAGATGGATTTCGACTATGCGGCCAAGGTAACGGCGATCAACGTCGCGGTCGCGCGGCGGCTGGCCGACGCACCGTCCGCCCCGGCCGAGGTCAGCGTCGACGGGGCGGTCAGCGCCGATTCGACCGTGCGCTGGTCACCGGTCACGGGCGCCAGCGGATACCGCGTCCACTGGCGCCGCAACGACAAGCAGGACTGGACCGATCACCGCGACCTGCCCGCCGGGGCGACCGAATTGCTGCTGAAGGACGTGGTCGTCGACGACTATTTCTTCGGCGTCTCGGCGCTCAGTGAAAATGGCGCCGAAAGCGTCGTCAGCTTTGCCGGTCGCGCCGCGCCGCGACGGTGA
- a CDS encoding pyruvate dehydrogenase complex dihydrolipoamide acetyltransferase codes for MSIELKMPALSPTMEEGTLAKWLVKEGDTVKAGDIMAEIETDKATMEFEAVDEGTIAKILVSEGSDGVKVGTVIAILAEEGEDAASVEAPKADAPKAESKGADEARKQEVQEERATGSTEPAKAAPAPAPSKSDDGSRVKASPLARRLAAEKGLDLSAVTGSGPNGRIVKADVDSAKPGAAKTEAPAAKAEAAAPAPVAAPSAETKAVWYDESIPHEVSKLSNIRKTIARRLTEAKQTIPHIYLTVDIRLDALLKLRGELNKGLESRGVKLSVNDMLIKALAVALEATPKCNVTFLGNELVSYSRADISVAVSTPTGLITPIVRDAANKALSKISTEMKELGALAKDNKLKPEQYQGGTASLSNMGMFGIKQFDAVINPPQGMILAVGAGEKRPYIVDDALGVATVMSATGSFDHRAIDGADGAQLMKLFKELVESPMGMIA; via the coding sequence ATGTCGATCGAACTGAAGATGCCCGCGCTGTCGCCGACGATGGAGGAAGGCACGCTCGCCAAATGGCTCGTCAAGGAAGGCGACACCGTCAAGGCCGGTGACATCATGGCCGAGATTGAAACCGACAAGGCGACGATGGAATTCGAAGCCGTCGACGAAGGTACGATCGCCAAGATCCTCGTCAGCGAAGGATCGGACGGCGTGAAGGTCGGCACCGTCATCGCCATCCTCGCCGAAGAAGGCGAAGACGCCGCCAGCGTCGAAGCGCCCAAGGCGGATGCGCCCAAGGCGGAGAGCAAGGGCGCCGACGAAGCGCGCAAGCAGGAAGTGCAGGAAGAACGGGCCACCGGATCGACCGAACCGGCCAAGGCTGCCCCCGCACCTGCGCCTTCGAAAAGCGATGACGGCAGCCGCGTAAAGGCCAGCCCGCTGGCGCGCCGCCTTGCCGCCGAAAAGGGTCTCGATCTGTCAGCCGTCACCGGCAGCGGTCCGAACGGCCGCATCGTCAAGGCCGATGTCGATAGTGCCAAGCCCGGCGCGGCCAAGACCGAAGCGCCCGCCGCCAAGGCTGAAGCCGCTGCACCGGCCCCGGTCGCTGCGCCCTCTGCCGAGACCAAGGCGGTCTGGTATGACGAGAGCATTCCGCACGAAGTGTCGAAGCTGTCGAACATCCGCAAGACGATCGCCCGCCGCCTGACCGAGGCGAAGCAGACGATCCCGCACATCTATCTGACGGTCGACATCCGCCTCGACGCGCTGCTGAAGCTGCGTGGCGAGCTGAACAAGGGGCTGGAAAGCCGCGGGGTGAAGCTGTCGGTCAACGACATGCTGATCAAGGCGCTGGCCGTGGCGCTGGAAGCGACGCCCAAGTGCAACGTCACCTTCCTTGGCAACGAGCTGGTCAGCTACAGCCGCGCCGATATTTCGGTTGCGGTGTCGACGCCGACCGGCCTGATCACGCCGATCGTGCGCGATGCGGCGAACAAGGCGCTGTCCAAGATCTCGACCGAGATGAAGGAACTGGGCGCGCTGGCCAAGGACAACAAGCTGAAGCCCGAACAATATCAGGGCGGCACCGCGTCGCTTTCGAACATGGGCATGTTCGGCATCAAGCAGTTCGACGCCGTCATCAACCCGCCGCAGGGCATGATCCTGGCGGTCGGCGCTGGCGAAAAGCGGCCCTATATCGTCGACGATGCGCTGGGCGTGGCAACGGTCATGTCGGCCACCGGCAGTTTCGACCACCGCGCGATCGACGGTGCCGATGGTGCGCAGCTGATGAAGCTGTTCAAGGAACTGGTCGAAAGCCCGATGGGTATGATCGCGTGA
- a CDS encoding peptidylprolyl isomerase, whose product MMGFVSAAIALALQVTPAPAPTPTAPPPPAPRTERVAIETDKGRFVVAVEVERAPITAANFLKYVDQKRLDGISFYRRVKAGDKFGFVQFGVQNDPKRALPPIAHEPTTKTGVRHVDGAISVARFEPGSARGDFTISIGDQPSLDADPSKPGDNLGYAAFGRVVEGMETIHGILDSPTKPGGHFPDQMIAQPVTVLKATRLQ is encoded by the coding sequence ATGATGGGGTTCGTTTCGGCTGCAATCGCGCTGGCATTGCAGGTCACGCCAGCTCCCGCCCCGACGCCGACCGCACCTCCACCCCCCGCCCCCCGGACCGAGCGGGTGGCGATCGAAACCGACAAGGGCCGCTTCGTCGTGGCCGTCGAGGTCGAGCGGGCACCGATCACCGCCGCCAATTTCCTGAAATATGTCGACCAGAAGCGATTGGACGGCATCAGCTTCTATCGGAGGGTGAAGGCGGGCGACAAGTTCGGCTTCGTCCAGTTCGGGGTTCAGAATGATCCCAAGCGCGCCCTGCCCCCGATCGCGCATGAACCGACGACCAAGACTGGCGTACGCCATGTCGACGGCGCGATCAGCGTGGCGCGATTCGAACCCGGCAGCGCGCGGGGCGACTTCACCATCAGCATCGGCGACCAGCCGTCGCTCGACGCCGATCCCAGCAAGCCGGGCGACAATCTGGGCTATGCCGCGTTCGGCCGCGTGGTGGAGGGGATGGAGACGATCCACGGCATCCTCGATTCGCCCACCAAGCCCGGCGGCCATTTCCCCGATCAGATGATCGCCCAGCCCGTGACCGTTCTGAAGGCCACTCGCCTCCAGTAA
- a CDS encoding DNA adenine methylase, with the protein MTALPRAKPPAAYLGGKKNLAKRLCALIETIPHRAYVEPFVGMGGVFLRRQQPAPIEVINDFSGDVANLFRVVRRHYGPFVDEMQLLFASRGEFDRLKRLDPTGLTDIERAVRFLFLQRLSFGGKVEGRAFGVDRAQGARFNHARLRADLRLLSARLAPVTIEQLDFAQLIRRYDGKDTLFYLDPPYDQTTGYGLPFGRERYEEMAEQLDGIAGQFVLSINDTDFVRSTFAAFKIEEVETTWTVSGRGTAAGRRVTELIIRNRPR; encoded by the coding sequence ATGACCGCGCTTCCCCGCGCAAAGCCCCCGGCTGCCTATCTTGGCGGCAAGAAGAACCTCGCCAAGCGCTTGTGCGCGCTGATCGAGACCATCCCGCACCGTGCCTATGTCGAGCCGTTTGTCGGCATGGGCGGTGTCTTCCTTCGCCGGCAGCAGCCGGCGCCGATCGAAGTCATCAACGACTTCTCAGGCGACGTCGCGAACCTGTTCCGCGTGGTGCGGCGGCATTACGGACCGTTCGTCGACGAGATGCAGCTGCTGTTCGCGAGCCGCGGCGAATTCGATCGCCTGAAGCGGCTCGATCCGACCGGCTTGACCGACATCGAGCGCGCGGTTCGCTTTCTCTTCCTTCAGCGCCTGAGCTTCGGGGGCAAGGTCGAAGGGCGCGCGTTCGGCGTCGATCGCGCGCAAGGAGCGCGCTTCAATCACGCGAGGCTCCGTGCTGACCTCCGCCTGCTCAGCGCGCGCCTCGCACCGGTCACGATCGAGCAGCTCGATTTCGCGCAGCTGATCCGGCGTTACGACGGCAAAGACACGCTGTTCTACCTCGACCCGCCATATGACCAGACCACTGGCTACGGACTGCCGTTCGGCCGCGAGCGGTATGAGGAGATGGCCGAGCAGCTGGACGGCATCGCAGGACAGTTCGTGCTGTCGATCAACGACACCGACTTTGTCCGCTCGACCTTCGCCGCCTTCAAAATTGAAGAAGTCGAAACGACCTGGACGGTATCAGGGCGCGGGACCGCCGCTGGTCGGCGTGTCACCGAGCTGATCATTCGCAACCGCCCGCGGTAG
- a CDS encoding tyrosine-type recombinase/integrase gives MLTNAAVKSARPRPRAYKLFDGGGLHLFVAPTGLKSWRLKYRIAGREKLLVIGQFPDIALDGARARRDQARAAIAIGEDPARSAERLAPRTLEQAARAWFEARRERWSIAHAADVIGSLERHIFPRAGARAIAAIDAAELLELLESIEGAETARRVRQRLDAIFAFARPRGWVEDNPAALIAAELAPPAAPIRHPAVTTAADARSAYRAIASAGARPIVNLAAQFLALTAVRVGSLRLATWEEIEIDDAGAPLWRIPAAHLKLSRARKASADHDHLVPLSRAARAVLEAARGHSGEPTAKIFPIGERAIGELHDRAGLAGRHVPHGWRASFSTVLNEAMPDERVAIDEALAHQVKGKVESAYNRAEQLARRRALFDAWATVLTG, from the coding sequence ATGCTGACCAACGCGGCCGTCAAGTCCGCGCGGCCGCGGCCGCGCGCGTACAAGCTGTTCGACGGAGGCGGGCTGCACCTGTTCGTCGCGCCGACCGGCTTGAAGTCCTGGCGGCTGAAGTATCGTATTGCCGGCCGCGAAAAGCTGCTGGTTATCGGCCAGTTTCCCGATATCGCCCTCGACGGCGCCCGTGCACGGCGGGACCAGGCGCGCGCGGCGATCGCGATCGGCGAGGACCCTGCGCGATCGGCGGAACGACTAGCACCGCGCACGCTGGAACAGGCGGCGCGTGCATGGTTCGAGGCTCGGCGGGAGCGCTGGTCGATCGCCCATGCAGCAGACGTTATCGGTTCGCTCGAGCGACATATCTTTCCGCGCGCCGGCGCACGCGCGATCGCAGCGATCGACGCGGCCGAGCTGCTCGAGTTGCTCGAATCGATCGAGGGCGCGGAAACGGCACGCCGCGTCCGGCAGCGCCTCGATGCGATCTTCGCGTTCGCTCGCCCGCGTGGTTGGGTCGAGGACAATCCGGCCGCTCTGATCGCGGCCGAGCTCGCGCCGCCGGCAGCACCCATCCGGCATCCTGCGGTGACAACAGCCGCAGACGCGCGCAGCGCCTACCGCGCGATCGCGTCAGCCGGCGCGCGGCCGATCGTCAACCTCGCTGCTCAGTTTCTGGCGCTCACCGCCGTCCGCGTCGGGTCGTTGCGGCTCGCCACATGGGAGGAGATCGAGATCGACGACGCAGGCGCGCCGCTGTGGCGCATCCCTGCCGCGCACCTGAAGCTAAGCCGCGCGCGCAAGGCCTCGGCCGACCATGACCACCTAGTGCCGCTGTCGCGTGCCGCGCGGGCGGTACTTGAGGCTGCACGCGGCCATTCCGGTGAGCCGACCGCAAAGATATTCCCGATCGGAGAACGCGCGATCGGCGAGTTGCACGATCGCGCTGGTCTGGCCGGCCGTCATGTGCCGCACGGTTGGCGCGCCAGTTTTTCGACAGTGCTGAACGAGGCAATGCCGGACGAGCGTGTCGCAATCGACGAGGCGCTGGCGCATCAAGTGAAAGGAAAGGTCGAAAGCGCCTACAACCGCGCCGAGCAACTGGCCCGTCGGCGGGCTCTGTTTGATGCTTGGGCAACCGTACTAACAGGCTGA